A DNA window from Helianthus annuus cultivar XRQ/B chromosome 15, HanXRQr2.0-SUNRISE, whole genome shotgun sequence contains the following coding sequences:
- the LOC110910697 gene encoding transcription factor SPEECHLESS, with protein sequence MVGSSTFSPDFFHTCAEQFGDTNVSDLEVDLRGVFKEFTAERQFEMNQLVSHTIQEVVEAHKSKRMKLSATEDGCGGDSDGQHKVSHITVERNRRKQMNEHLSVLRSLMPCFYVKRGDQASIIGGVVDYITELQQILRTLEAKKQRKVYSESILSPRIISSPRKPPLSPRLSLPISPRTPQPASHYRPMLHPLVAPSFDTSPSGSFTNSDHSKELVANSRSAIAEVEVKFVGGDLLVKTCSNRIPGQATKVVEVLENLSLEVLQVNISVVDEAMVNSFTIKIGVECKLSAEELVQHIQQTFC encoded by the exons ATGGTGGGTTCATCTACTTTCTCTCCTGATTTCTTTCATACTTGTGCTGAGCAGTTTGGGGACACCAACGTTAGTGATCTTGAAGTTGATCTGAGGGGTGTGTTCAAGGAGTTTACAGCTGAAAGACAGTTTGAAATGAATCAGTTGGTGTCTCATACCATACAAGAGGTTGTAGAGGCGCATAAGAGCAAGAGAATGAAGCTATCTGCGACCGAGGACGGGTGTGGGGGTGACTCAGATGGGCAGCACAAGGTGTCGCATATAACGGTGGAGCGAAACCGAAGGAAGCAGATGAATGAACACTTGAGTGTTCTTCGTTCACTCATGCCTTGCTTCTATGTTAAAAGG GGCGATCAAGCATCAATAATTGGAGGAGTAGTTGATTACATCACTGAATTACAACAAATTCTACGAACCCTAGAAGCCAAGAAGCAAAGAAAAGTTTACAGTGAATCAATCCTTAGCCCTAGGATTATATCAAGCCCTCGAAAACCGCCACTTAGCCCTAGACTAAGCTTGCCAATTAGCCCCAGAACCCCCCAACCAGCAAGCCACTACAGACCCATGTTGCATCCATTAGTAGCGCCATCATTCGACACTTCACCGTCTGGCTCTTTCACAAATTCAGACCATTCTAAGGAGCTCGTGGCTAATTCAAGGTCAGCCATTGCTGAAGTTGAGGTTAAGTTTGTGGGTGGTGATCTTCTTGTGAAGACTTGCTCAAATCGAATACCGGGCCAAGCAACAAAAGTAGTTGAAGTACTTGAAAATCTAAGTCTTGAGGTTCTTCAGGTCAACATTAGTGTTGTTGATGAAGCCATGGTTAACTCCTTCACCATCAAG ATTGGAGTTGAATGCAAACTAAGTGCTGAGGAACTTGTTCAACACATTCAACAGACATTCTGCTAA